The proteins below come from a single Chryseobacterium capnotolerans genomic window:
- a CDS encoding lycopene cyclase domain-containing protein gives MPYTYILINFFTVIICFLASFDGRIQFNKLFGKFLLSSTIVAIPFIVWDIWFTAKGVWWFDLHYTLGIKIAGLPVEEWLFFYCIPFACVFTYYCLEKFFTLEWISVLNNLIVFTSVIVLGVIGLLYYERIYTLLTVIVTILTLCYLHFIAQKEWLGKASFVYLILMPGFFAVNGILTGSFIPSPVVNYNPDEFLGIRMGTIPVEDAVYGYSQFLLNIYFFKKITKNEK, from the coding sequence ATGCCTTATACTTACATATTGATTAATTTTTTCACTGTAATTATTTGTTTCTTAGCCTCTTTTGATGGAAGGATACAATTTAATAAGCTTTTCGGAAAATTTTTGCTCTCATCTACAATTGTAGCCATTCCTTTTATTGTCTGGGATATATGGTTTACTGCGAAAGGAGTGTGGTGGTTTGATCTCCATTATACCCTGGGAATTAAAATAGCGGGGCTGCCGGTAGAAGAATGGCTGTTTTTTTACTGCATTCCCTTCGCCTGTGTTTTTACTTATTATTGCCTGGAAAAATTCTTTACTCTAGAATGGATTAGTGTTTTAAACAATCTCATTGTGTTTACGTCTGTTATTGTTCTTGGTGTCATAGGTCTTCTATATTATGAACGAATATATACTTTGCTGACAGTAATTGTAACGATACTTACGCTTTGCTATCTGCATTTTATCGCTCAAAAAGAATGGTTGGGAAAAGCCAGTTTTGTGTATCTGATTTTAATGCCCGGTTTTTTTGCTGTAAACGGAATCCTTACAGGTTCTTTCATTCCCTCGCCGGTTGTTAATTACAATCCTGATGAATTTTTAGGAATTAGAATGGGAACTATTCCTGTTGAAGATGCTGTTTACGGTTACAGCCAGTTTTTACTCAATATTTATTTCTTTAAAAAAATAACGAAAAATGAAAAATAG
- a CDS encoding lipocalin family protein, whose product MKNRIILTLLISFGFLNGLISCSSMPEKAKPVNQFDVKRYLGTWYEIARFDYRFEKDLDNAMAQYSLNPDGSVNVVNSGYHFKKNKWVSVNGTAKFRGDKNTAALKVSFFGPFYAGYNVVALEDYKYALVAGKNLDYLWILSREKTVPENIKQNFITKAQEIGYDTSKLIWVKQDKKSPFDK is encoded by the coding sequence ATGAAAAATAGAATCATACTTACATTGTTGATAAGCTTCGGATTTTTAAATGGCCTGATCTCCTGTTCTTCTATGCCTGAAAAAGCAAAACCTGTCAATCAGTTTGACGTCAAACGGTACTTGGGTACATGGTATGAAATAGCAAGATTTGATTACCGTTTTGAAAAAGATCTTGATAATGCAATGGCACAATACAGCCTTAATCCGGACGGAAGTGTAAACGTAGTCAATAGCGGATATCATTTTAAAAAGAACAAATGGGTGTCTGTTAATGGTACCGCTAAATTCAGGGGAGATAAGAATACAGCAGCACTGAAAGTAAGTTTTTTCGGACCTTTCTATGCCGGATATAACGTCGTCGCGCTCGAAGATTACAAGTATGCATTGGTTGCAGGTAAAAACTTAGATTATTTGTGGATTCTGTCCCGCGAAAAGACTGTTCCGGAGAATATAAAACAAAATTTTATCACCAAAGCTCAGGAGATCGGTTACGATACATCAAAACTTATCTGGGTAAAGCAGGATAAAAAAAGCCCGTTCGATAAATAA
- the ribA gene encoding GTP cyclohydrolase II translates to MLKIQAQSKIPTDYGIFTVYAFSESEEDWSPHLVWVAENTDFTAAVNVRFHSECITGEVFHSKKCECGQQLDAAMKYMTENGGVIIYLRQEGRNIGIINKLRAYGLQEKGLDTVEANLKLGLPADGRNFDVAVEMLNILKIKEVNLLTNNPDKIKSVENSDIILNSRVPLEIDSNEMNQSYLIKKKDYFGHLLEKI, encoded by the coding sequence ATGCTCAAAATACAAGCACAATCAAAAATACCTACAGATTACGGCATATTCACGGTATATGCATTTTCAGAAAGTGAAGAAGACTGGAGTCCCCATTTGGTTTGGGTGGCAGAGAATACAGATTTTACAGCAGCAGTAAATGTACGTTTCCATTCAGAATGTATTACGGGAGAAGTTTTTCATTCCAAAAAATGCGAATGCGGACAACAGCTGGATGCTGCTATGAAATATATGACTGAAAATGGAGGAGTCATCATCTATCTCCGTCAGGAGGGAAGAAATATCGGAATTATCAACAAACTGCGGGCTTACGGACTTCAGGAAAAAGGATTGGATACCGTTGAAGCCAATTTGAAGCTTGGGCTCCCAGCGGATGGAAGAAACTTTGATGTAGCCGTTGAGATGCTGAATATTCTAAAGATAAAAGAGGTTAATTTACTAACTAATAATCCAGACAAGATCAAATCTGTTGAGAACAGTGATATCATTCTCAACAGCAGAGTTCCTTTGGAAATAGACTCTAATGAGATGAATCAAAGTTATCTTATTAAGAAAAAGGATTATTTCGGCCATCTTTTAGAGAAGATATAA
- a CDS encoding SDR family oxidoreductase gives MEKILLTGATGYIGKRMISVIAAQGYKVVCCCRDVKRFEPGMDIDVNRVEVIEVDFLKPETLKNIPEDITGAYYLMHSMSAAENYEDTEKKCAYNFSQYIEKTQCKHIVYLSGLVNEKQLSKHLSSRYQVEKILMSGKVPVTVLRAGIIIGSGSASFEIIRDLVEKLPVMIAPKWLYTKCQPIGIANVLDFLIFVLFKEQAYRKDFDIGCDDILTYKDMLLKFGEVRGLKRTIFTLPVMTPKLSSYWLYFITSTSYNLAKALVGSMKIEVVCRPESLAQIKSITQIQPFSYETALKRTLAKIQSNEIISSWKDSFISSRNDSTLKEYQDVPKYGCFTDLRTEEYDNREACVNRVFQLGGKNGWYGQGLWKIRGFIDKFFGGPGLRRGRRHPSDLKEGDALDFWRVLYADRKEGRLILLAEMKLPGEAWLMFKVYKNKIWQKAVFRPKGLWGRIYWLMVLPFHGIIFKGMIKNLAKDK, from the coding sequence ATGGAAAAAATTCTGCTTACCGGGGCTACCGGATATATTGGTAAAAGAATGATCAGTGTCATTGCTGCGCAAGGCTATAAAGTGGTATGCTGTTGCAGAGATGTCAAGCGGTTTGAGCCAGGTATGGATATTGATGTTAATCGCGTTGAAGTAATTGAAGTTGACTTTCTGAAACCGGAAACATTAAAGAATATTCCCGAAGATATTACAGGAGCGTATTATCTGATGCATTCCATGAGCGCTGCTGAGAATTATGAAGATACAGAAAAGAAATGTGCCTATAATTTTTCTCAATACATAGAAAAGACGCAATGTAAACATATCGTGTATCTGTCGGGTCTGGTGAATGAAAAACAATTATCAAAGCATTTGAGCTCTCGGTATCAGGTTGAGAAAATTCTTATGAGTGGTAAAGTTCCTGTTACTGTTCTTCGGGCAGGCATTATTATTGGTTCAGGAAGTGCTTCTTTTGAAATTATAAGAGATCTCGTTGAAAAACTCCCTGTGATGATTGCTCCTAAGTGGCTGTATACGAAATGTCAGCCAATAGGAATTGCAAATGTTCTGGATTTTCTGATTTTTGTTTTGTTTAAAGAACAGGCTTACCGTAAAGATTTTGATATAGGATGTGATGATATTCTCACCTATAAGGATATGTTGCTGAAGTTTGGAGAGGTAAGAGGTTTAAAAAGGACTATTTTTACCCTTCCGGTGATGACTCCAAAGCTTTCTTCCTATTGGCTGTATTTTATTACTTCAACCTCTTATAATCTGGCAAAGGCCCTTGTGGGGAGCATGAAAATAGAAGTGGTGTGCAGGCCTGAAAGTCTGGCTCAGATTAAATCCATCACACAGATACAGCCGTTTTCTTATGAAACCGCACTCAAAAGGACGTTGGCAAAAATTCAGTCCAATGAAATCATCTCAAGCTGGAAAGACAGTTTTATCAGCAGCCGGAATGATTCTACATTAAAAGAATATCAGGATGTTCCCAAATATGGATGTTTTACAGATCTCAGAACAGAAGAGTATGATAACAGGGAAGCTTGTGTGAACCGGGTTTTTCAGTTGGGTGGTAAAAATGGATGGTATGGGCAGGGGTTATGGAAAATAAGAGGCTTTATTGATAAATTTTTTGGCGGGCCTGGGCTCAGACGCGGAAGAAGACATCCTTCTGATCTTAAAGAAGGAGATGCTTTGGATTTCTGGAGGGTACTATATGCTGACCGTAAAGAAGGGAGGCTGATTTTGCTGGCTGAAATGAAACTTCCGGGAGAAGCCTGGCTGATGTTTAAAGTGTATAAAAATAAGATATGGCAGAAGGCCGTATTTCGTCCAAAAGGCCTGTGGGGAAGAATATATTGGTTGATGGTCCTTCCGTTTCATGGAATTATTTTTAAAGGAATGATTAAAAACCTTGCTAAGGATAAATAG